A genomic region of Lachnoclostridium edouardi contains the following coding sequences:
- a CDS encoding cation diffusion facilitator family transporter, with protein sequence MTEFLVRHFIKDYENTQNTEVRARYGYLASVVGICCNILLFGAKLMIGLMVNSISVMADAFNNLSDAASSIISFIGVKMAQKPADDHHPFGHGRIEYISAFIVAFLVIQVGFSLFKTSIGKIRTPEPMTFSSISVVILLLSIGVKLWMGLFNTRLGRKIDSKVLMATAADSLGDMMTTSATVVSLVIFGIWGLNLDGIVGLIVSVVVMIAGLNIAKDTLAPLIGEAIDPEVYEEISRFVESYDGIVGSHDLIIHNYGPSRSMASIHAEVPRDVDVEISHEIIDKIERDALREKNLFLVIHMDPIEVNNTKVMKYKKMVEEILDNLDSRLSLHDFRMVDGEQQMNLIFDLVVPRDYTEDMKNQLGMKVMEQVKKEDPRCCCVFHMEGSFCAET encoded by the coding sequence ATGACAGAGTTTTTAGTAAGACATTTTATAAAGGATTATGAGAACACTCAAAACACAGAGGTAAGAGCCAGATACGGATACTTAGCAAGTGTTGTGGGAATTTGCTGCAATATACTTTTATTTGGCGCAAAGCTGATGATAGGACTTATGGTCAACAGTATTTCCGTTATGGCGGACGCTTTCAATAATTTATCTGACGCAGCTTCATCCATTATCAGCTTTATAGGCGTCAAAATGGCTCAAAAGCCGGCGGATGATCACCATCCCTTTGGCCATGGAAGAATAGAATATATATCTGCTTTTATTGTGGCCTTTTTAGTAATCCAGGTAGGATTTTCACTGTTTAAAACATCTATAGGGAAGATCAGAACTCCTGAGCCTATGACATTTAGCAGCATATCTGTTGTGATTCTTCTGCTGTCTATAGGGGTTAAGCTGTGGATGGGTTTGTTTAATACAAGACTGGGAAGAAAAATTGACTCTAAAGTACTTATGGCTACTGCGGCAGATTCATTGGGAGACATGATGACCACGTCGGCAACAGTGGTTTCCCTTGTTATTTTTGGCATCTGGGGTTTAAATCTGGATGGAATTGTAGGATTAATAGTTTCTGTAGTAGTTATGATTGCCGGCCTTAATATTGCAAAGGACACTCTAGCTCCTTTAATCGGGGAGGCCATTGATCCGGAGGTTTACGAGGAAATCAGCAGATTTGTGGAAAGCTATGACGGAATTGTGGGGAGCCATGATCTGATTATTCACAATTATGGTCCCTCCAGAAGTATGGCTTCTATTCACGCTGAAGTGCCCAGAGATGTAGATGTGGAAATTTCCCATGAAATTATTGACAAAATTGAACGGGACGCATTAAGAGAAAAAAATTTGTTTCTTGTTATCCACATGGATCCAATAGAAGTGAACAATACTAAGGTTATGAAATACAAAAAAATGGTGGAGGAGATTCTGGATAATTTAGATTCCAGACTTAGCCTTCACGATTTCCGCATGGTGGACGGAGAGCAGCAAATGAATTTAATTTTTGATTTAGTAGTGCCCAGAGATTATACGGAGGACATGAAAAATCAGCTGGGAATGAAAGTGATGGAGCAAGTGAAAAAGGAAGATCCCAGATGCTGCTGCGTATTCCATATGGAAGGCAGTTTTTGTGCGGAGACTTAA
- a CDS encoding CvfB family protein → MIELGKVQILEVLRIKNFGVYVGEEVNSEESILLPKKQVPQGTKIGDKLSVFIYKDSEDRLIATTGTPKLQVGEVGILEVKDVAKIGAFLDMGLEKDLLLPFKEQNHKVEAGEKCLVALYIDKSRRLAATMRVYTYMSNEAPYQKDDWVKGTIYEINENLGAFVAVDNRYYGLIPKREMFCRYREGEIIEARVIKVRDDGKLDLSPRDKSYVQINTDSDLIMNRLEEYKGILPFNDRVSSDIIKNEFNLSKNAFKRAVGHLLKEGKVKITEKTIEKV, encoded by the coding sequence ATGATAGAGTTAGGAAAAGTACAGATTCTAGAGGTCTTACGGATTAAAAATTTCGGCGTGTATGTTGGGGAAGAAGTCAATAGTGAGGAAAGTATTCTTCTTCCCAAAAAACAGGTGCCGCAGGGAACAAAGATTGGAGATAAATTAAGTGTTTTTATCTACAAAGATTCGGAGGACCGTCTGATTGCCACAACAGGCACCCCTAAATTACAGGTAGGTGAAGTTGGAATCCTGGAAGTCAAGGATGTGGCAAAAATTGGTGCTTTTCTGGATATGGGACTGGAAAAGGATTTATTGCTGCCATTTAAAGAACAGAACCACAAAGTAGAGGCTGGTGAAAAATGCCTGGTAGCTCTTTATATTGATAAGAGCAGACGTTTAGCTGCAACTATGAGAGTTTACACTTATATGAGCAACGAAGCGCCTTATCAGAAGGATGATTGGGTAAAGGGCACCATTTATGAGATTAATGAAAATCTGGGAGCCTTTGTAGCAGTAGACAACCGCTATTACGGCTTAATACCAAAAAGGGAAATGTTCTGCAGATATCGTGAGGGAGAGATTATTGAGGCCAGAGTTATTAAGGTAAGAGACGACGGAAAGCTGGATCTCAGCCCAAGAGATAAGTCTTATGTGCAGATTAACACAGACTCAGATTTAATTATGAACAGATTGGAAGAATATAAAGGAATATTGCCCTTTAACGACAGAGTTTCTTCTGATATAATTAAAAATGAATTTAATCTGAGTAAAAACGCATTTAAAAGAGCTGTCGGCCATTTGCTAAAGGAAGGCAAAGTAAAAATCACGGAGAAGACCATAGAGAAAGTATAG
- a CDS encoding anti-sigma-I factor RsgI family protein translates to MRPLKRKEIEQHLKSAINGLTPDVLARIDLTTPQEKNILEGYDRESPAHSRIRFRNWSLAAAACLCVIIGSGAGYNVYRNGKIDSIIGIDVNPSVELSINRKNKVLNAVPLNDDAVEILEGMELKGVDLNIAVNAVIGSMVTNGFLDDLDNAILVTVTNDSISKADVLRSEVVGNIEQSLQENQVEAVVYDQQVIEKDEVKQLAQEYGVSYGKAYFLNELISQNEELTMEDMDVLAPMTMEEIAAYIAEQSYNLGERTEKYEPVTEESSTEETETSTEESTSAEVTEESQETSAATVQETTAATEPETEVEEGADNKIKIDFVDFEDNILTIYFTSNVKWKDASVSIRGENGESYAALIEETYSDYCQVLVDGLDGGKTYKFTLGGIRQKDGGKPMNVTGTFETPVISDFATEEETTEEESTEESSGETTEESSQESTLETEPAKETEEESGKEQEPSSENEETEKETEETKADLTEADEPHSPENTENIESQNISENN, encoded by the coding sequence GTGAGACCATTGAAGCGGAAAGAAATTGAACAACACCTGAAGTCTGCCATAAATGGGCTGACTCCTGACGTACTTGCCAGGATTGATTTGACGACACCTCAGGAGAAAAACATACTGGAAGGTTATGACAGGGAAAGCCCTGCGCATTCCAGAATACGTTTCAGAAACTGGAGCCTTGCCGCCGCCGCATGTTTATGTGTGATTATTGGAAGCGGCGCCGGATACAATGTTTACAGAAACGGAAAAATTGATTCAATTATTGGAATAGATGTAAACCCCAGCGTGGAGCTGTCTATTAACAGAAAAAATAAGGTGCTGAATGCAGTTCCCTTAAATGACGATGCAGTAGAAATACTGGAGGGCATGGAGTTAAAGGGCGTAGACTTAAATATTGCGGTAAACGCTGTTATTGGCTCTATGGTCACAAATGGATTTTTAGATGATTTGGACAATGCTATTTTAGTTACAGTCACAAACGACAGTATTTCCAAAGCCGACGTTCTCCGCTCTGAGGTGGTGGGAAATATAGAGCAGTCTCTTCAGGAAAATCAGGTGGAGGCAGTAGTATATGACCAGCAGGTAATTGAAAAGGACGAAGTAAAGCAGCTGGCTCAGGAGTACGGCGTATCCTATGGAAAGGCTTATTTTTTAAATGAGCTGATCAGTCAGAATGAAGAACTGACTATGGAGGATATGGATGTTTTAGCGCCTATGACTATGGAGGAAATTGCGGCTTATATTGCAGAGCAATCCTACAATTTAGGGGAGCGGACGGAAAAATATGAGCCTGTTACAGAAGAAAGCAGCACTGAGGAGACAGAAACCAGCACAGAAGAAAGCACTTCTGCTGAAGTCACAGAGGAAAGCCAAGAAACAAGCGCTGCCACTGTTCAGGAAACAACTGCAGCTACAGAACCGGAAACTGAGGTGGAAGAAGGCGCTGATAATAAAATAAAAATAGATTTTGTGGATTTTGAAGATAATATTCTTACTATATATTTTACATCTAATGTAAAATGGAAGGATGCTTCCGTGAGCATCAGAGGAGAGAACGGGGAAAGCTATGCCGCTCTTATTGAAGAAACATATTCTGACTATTGTCAGGTACTGGTAGACGGCCTGGACGGCGGAAAGACATATAAATTTACCTTAGGCGGAATCCGTCAAAAGGATGGCGGAAAGCCTATGAATGTGACAGGCACCTTTGAAACTCCGGTGATTTCAGACTTTGCCACAGAAGAGGAAACCACAGAGGAAGAGTCTACAGAAGAATCATCTGGGGAAACCACAGAGGAGAGCAGTCAGGAGAGCACTTTAGAAACAGAACCTGCAAAGGAGACTGAGGAGGAGTCCGGCAAGGAGCAGGAGCCTTCTTCAGAAAATGAGGAAACTGAGAAAGAGACAGAGGAGACGAAAGCTGATTTGACAGAGGCAGATGAGCCCCACAGCCCGGAAAATACAGAGAATATAGAATCTCAGAATATATCTGAGAATAATTGA
- a CDS encoding nuclease-related domain-containing protein yields MEKLFGAAILLILLLFYIKTYNFRKYRRSRYHLETGNKRKKVKEDKGAAGEYETSMALEKVKGKKRFIFNAYIPKRNGKGSTETDIILIHEKGILVIENKNYQGWIYGRGDKYQWTHVLPGRKFSFYNPIFQNESHIGNLKGFLGKEYSQAPYLSVIIFNDQARLKRIKGCRDQAVVCNSRKAARKINRKLRPLPKVFTEEQIDEIYENLRTQSHIFRWVKAGHKRQVEKKKKCL; encoded by the coding sequence ATGGAGAAGCTGTTTGGGGCGGCAATTTTGCTGATTTTGCTGCTGTTTTATATAAAAACATATAATTTTAGAAAATACAGAAGGTCCAGATATCATCTGGAAACAGGAAATAAAAGAAAAAAGGTGAAAGAAGATAAGGGAGCGGCAGGGGAATATGAGACCTCAATGGCTTTAGAAAAGGTTAAGGGAAAAAAGCGTTTTATATTTAACGCTTATATTCCTAAGAGGAACGGGAAGGGAAGTACAGAGACAGATATTATTTTAATCCATGAAAAAGGGATTCTGGTAATTGAAAATAAAAATTATCAGGGCTGGATTTATGGGCGGGGAGACAAGTATCAGTGGACTCATGTGCTGCCGGGGAGAAAATTTTCTTTCTATAATCCTATTTTTCAGAATGAAAGTCATATTGGGAATCTGAAAGGCTTTTTGGGAAAGGAATATTCCCAGGCCCCTTATTTGTCAGTGATTATTTTTAACGATCAGGCCAGGTTAAAAAGAATAAAAGGCTGCCGGGATCAAGCTGTGGTGTGCAACAGCAGAAAAGCCGCCAGGAAAATTAACAGAAAGCTTCGCCCTTTGCCCAAGGTTTTTACTGAGGAGCAGATAGATGAAATTTATGAAAATCTAAGAACTCAGTCCCATATTTTTCGATGGGTAAAAGCCGGACATAAAAGGCAGGTGGAAAAGAAAAAAAAGTGTTTATGA
- a CDS encoding RNA polymerase sigma factor, translating into MNQAEKPAVQTDEELLLKVGLGDEEAFRNLYQNTDKTMYSFILSIVKNPQDAEELMQEVYLKVWTSAALYKAQGKPLAWMFTIARNLCYMKFRDQKHMADIGLDDLVEGEMGEFCPQLENVADRLALQAALQILKEEERQIVLLHASAGMKHREIAASLGMPLATVLSKYNRAMKKLENYLGKE; encoded by the coding sequence ATGAACCAGGCAGAAAAGCCGGCAGTACAGACAGACGAAGAACTGCTGTTAAAGGTAGGGCTTGGGGACGAAGAGGCGTTTAGAAACTTATATCAAAACACTGACAAAACTATGTACAGTTTTATATTGTCTATTGTAAAGAATCCTCAGGATGCAGAAGAGCTTATGCAGGAAGTATATCTGAAGGTTTGGACTTCTGCGGCCTTATACAAGGCTCAGGGGAAGCCTCTTGCATGGATGTTTACCATTGCCAGGAATCTTTGTTATATGAAATTCCGTGACCAAAAGCATATGGCTGATATTGGTCTGGACGATTTAGTAGAGGGCGAGATGGGAGAATTCTGTCCTCAGCTGGAAAATGTTGCTGACAGGCTGGCTTTACAGGCAGCTTTACAGATATTAAAAGAAGAAGAAAGACAGATTGTGCTGCTTCATGCTTCCGCGGGAATGAAACACAGGGAGATTGCAGCCAGCCTTGGTATGCCTTTGGCTACTGTTTTGTCTAAATATAACCGCGCTATGAAGAAGTTAGAAAATTATCTTGGAAAGGAGTGA
- a CDS encoding sensor histidine kinase, with protein sequence MRPSIRTRFTLTFAGLTAVILFSIWGVNTWLLESFYTQDKVKILVDAYEQIDNVLLNGKVPTGPYSEGDDADELSNICQEFGEKYNTTIIIMDSTTGNVLISSARDREFLTDRLLKAWDGTAVKEKYQILEKEDNYLVRRSFNPRLETAYLECLGYFSDESTMVMISTPVASIWESVAISNRFLAYVGAAALLISCVIIYFVTRQITSPIQQLSKLSVQMSHLDFDAKYTGKGKDEIGILGQNMNVLSDRLKETIGELKSANNQLQKDINEKIQIDEMRKEFISNVSHELKTPIALIQGYAEGLSEGMCEDPESRDYYCGVIVDEANKMNKMVRQLLDLAALEFGDNTPVMECFDIVELIRGVLSSADILIQQHEARVEFEAQGPVPVWADEFKIEEVVTNYLNNALNHVEGEKKIRIWLERQDENVYVHVYNTGQHIPEEDIPNLWTKFYKVDKARTREYGGSGIGLSIVKAIMDSHNKTCGITNTEGGVDFWFSLDGKA encoded by the coding sequence ATGAGGCCCTCTATACGCACCAGATTTACTTTAACCTTTGCAGGTTTAACAGCAGTGATCCTATTTTCCATTTGGGGCGTGAATACCTGGCTGTTAGAAAGCTTTTATACTCAGGACAAGGTTAAAATTCTGGTGGACGCTTATGAACAAATTGACAATGTGCTTTTAAATGGAAAGGTGCCTACAGGACCATATTCAGAAGGCGACGACGCGGACGAGCTGTCTAATATCTGTCAGGAATTTGGGGAGAAGTATAACACTACTATTATAATCATGGACAGCACAACAGGTAATGTTCTTATTTCTTCAGCCAGAGACAGAGAATTTCTCACAGACAGATTATTAAAAGCCTGGGATGGAACTGCTGTAAAAGAGAAATATCAAATACTAGAAAAGGAAGACAATTATCTGGTAAGGCGCAGCTTTAATCCTCGCTTAGAGACAGCATATCTGGAGTGTCTGGGATATTTTTCAGATGAAAGCACTATGGTAATGATATCCACACCTGTGGCTAGCATCTGGGAAAGCGTGGCTATTTCTAATCGCTTTTTGGCTTATGTAGGCGCTGCAGCCTTGTTAATCAGCTGTGTAATTATCTATTTTGTTACACGTCAGATTACCTCCCCGATTCAGCAGCTGTCAAAATTATCTGTGCAGATGTCCCATCTGGATTTTGACGCTAAATATACGGGAAAGGGAAAAGATGAGATTGGCATTTTAGGCCAAAATATGAATGTGCTTTCCGACAGGCTAAAGGAAACCATTGGGGAATTAAAATCTGCTAATAATCAGCTGCAAAAGGATATTAATGAAAAAATACAGATTGATGAAATGAGAAAAGAATTTATCTCTAATGTTTCCCATGAGCTAAAAACACCGATTGCATTGATTCAGGGATATGCAGAAGGATTAAGCGAAGGCATGTGCGAGGACCCGGAAAGCAGAGATTACTACTGTGGTGTAATTGTTGATGAAGCCAATAAGATGAATAAAATGGTCCGTCAGCTGTTAGACCTGGCGGCTTTGGAGTTTGGAGATAATACTCCGGTAATGGAATGCTTTGATATTGTGGAACTAATCAGAGGCGTCTTATCATCAGCTGATATTTTAATTCAGCAGCACGAAGCTCGGGTGGAGTTTGAGGCTCAGGGCCCGGTACCAGTTTGGGCAGATGAATTTAAAATAGAAGAAGTAGTGACAAATTATCTGAACAATGCCTTGAATCATGTAGAGGGAGAAAAGAAAATCCGCATTTGGCTGGAACGGCAGGATGAAAATGTTTACGTCCATGTTTATAATACTGGCCAGCATATTCCAGAGGAAGATATTCCTAACCTGTGGACGAAATTTTATAAGGTGGATAAGGCCAGGACCAGAGAGTATGGAGGCAGCGGCATTGGCCTTTCTATTGTAAAAGCAATTATGGATTCTCATAATAAAACATGCGGCATTACAAATACAGAAGGTGGAGTGGACTTCTGGTTCAGCCTGGACGGCAAAGCCTAA
- the truA gene encoding tRNA pseudouridine(38-40) synthase TruA: MQNLKIILQYDGSRYDGWQKQMNTSQTIQGKLESVLEKMTGQLVEVHGAGRTDAGVHAEGQTANFKLSEEYYPDQVLSYLNRYLPEDIKVLEISRAKERFHSRLNAVSKIYRYTVDTLEKKDVFQRKYVYGLGQSLDLNKMRQAAKLMTGEYDFLGFCSNKRMKKSSVRTIYWIHIEEQDGLVRIAFCGSGFLYHMVRIMTGTLIEIGLLKRPVSDIKKILETRDRQNAGFTAPPEGLALVSVSYEEN, encoded by the coding sequence GTGCAGAATTTAAAAATTATTCTTCAGTACGACGGAAGCCGGTATGACGGCTGGCAGAAACAAATGAATACAAGCCAGACAATACAGGGAAAGCTAGAGAGTGTTTTGGAGAAAATGACAGGGCAGCTGGTGGAGGTTCACGGAGCCGGCAGAACAGATGCCGGCGTACATGCGGAGGGACAGACTGCAAATTTTAAGCTGTCTGAAGAATATTATCCGGACCAGGTGCTCTCTTACTTAAACAGATATTTGCCGGAGGATATTAAGGTGCTGGAGATAAGCAGGGCCAAGGAGCGATTCCACAGCCGGTTAAATGCTGTCTCAAAAATTTATAGATATACTGTGGACACCCTAGAAAAAAAGGATGTTTTTCAAAGAAAGTATGTGTATGGACTGGGGCAAAGCCTGGATTTAAACAAAATGCGGCAGGCGGCAAAGCTGATGACAGGGGAATATGATTTTTTAGGATTTTGTTCTAATAAAAGGATGAAAAAGTCCTCTGTGCGCACAATATACTGGATTCACATAGAGGAGCAGGATGGGCTGGTGCGCATAGCCTTTTGCGGCAGCGGTTTTTTATATCACATGGTTAGGATTATGACGGGAACCTTAATTGAAATAGGCCTTTTAAAAAGGCCTGTTTCTGATATAAAAAAGATCCTGGAAACCAGGGACAGACAAAACGCAGGTTTTACAGCTCCGCCGGAGGGGCTGGCTTTAGTAAGTGTGTCTTATGAAGAAAATTAG
- a CDS encoding nucleoid-associated protein, which translates to MLKDDMIMKAGIIHILDSSMAMPVLSDYPIDLGSDLCDFLKAHIEKFTESDDIKNCQFSDSSDIMPIIRDCTPENFVDSSKLLCEKLFQIMNSNIDIPPADVAVMVFSVKSCDYLAILKLNYRTSYTHTTRQLENGNSNEIILHKSLLPTQGQKLSEACVVDLSTGEVMLTEKKYEVNGEKRLYFSELYLQCHAPLSQKSKLDIVTKAVEQINDKYYGKDDAERRMEVKNVIYQELEENGALQVESIGEKVFKDSLEMQEAFSEKMEKYNMTTEVVEPKSQRTIKKFQKQHLTTETGIEITIPMEEYQNPDRVEFITNSDGTISVLIKNIGRLDSK; encoded by the coding sequence ATGCTGAAAGACGATATGATTATGAAAGCCGGCATTATACATATACTGGATTCTTCTATGGCCATGCCTGTACTGTCTGATTATCCCATTGATTTAGGTTCTGATTTATGTGATTTTTTAAAAGCCCATATTGAAAAATTTACTGAAAGCGACGATATAAAAAACTGCCAATTTTCAGATTCATCTGATATTATGCCAATCATCCGCGATTGTACTCCTGAAAATTTTGTTGACAGCAGTAAGCTGTTGTGTGAAAAATTATTTCAGATTATGAATTCCAACATAGACATTCCCCCGGCTGATGTAGCCGTTATGGTGTTCAGCGTAAAAAGCTGCGATTACTTAGCTATTTTAAAGCTAAACTATAGAACTTCCTATACACACACCACCAGACAGCTGGAAAACGGCAACAGCAATGAAATTATTCTGCATAAATCCCTTCTCCCCACTCAGGGACAAAAGCTTTCTGAGGCATGTGTGGTAGATCTTTCCACCGGGGAGGTGATGCTGACTGAAAAGAAGTATGAGGTCAACGGGGAAAAACGCCTTTATTTTTCCGAGCTTTATCTTCAATGCCACGCTCCTTTATCCCAAAAATCTAAATTAGACATTGTGACAAAGGCAGTGGAACAGATCAATGATAAATATTACGGAAAAGACGACGCTGAGCGGCGAATGGAGGTTAAAAATGTTATCTACCAGGAATTAGAGGAAAACGGAGCGCTTCAGGTTGAATCAATCGGCGAAAAGGTCTTTAAGGACAGCCTGGAAATGCAGGAGGCCTTTTCTGAAAAAATGGAAAAATATAATATGACAACGGAAGTCGTTGAGCCTAAAAGCCAGCGCACCATTAAAAAATTCCAGAAACAGCATCTCACCACTGAAACCGGAATTGAAATTACAATTCCAATGGAAGAATATCAAAACCCAGACCGGGTGGAGTTCATCACAAATTCTGACGGCACTATATCTGTTTTAATTAAAAATATCGGCCGGTTAGACTCAAAATAA
- a CDS encoding nitrite/sulfite reductase codes for MEINSYADTFREELKDFQRETEKFYLGQIDAKQYKGFSGRFGSYAQKGGKASMLRLRMAGGRLTKERLKFIADMIEEYHIDKVHLTTCQTVQLHNLNGTDVCQIMEKAIDVGILTWGGGGDFPRNVMMSPLTGVEEGEYFNVTPYGEAAAQYAMGFITKIKLPRKLKIVFSNTPANESHATFRDLGFAATPEGKFDVYSAGGLGNSPKMGVCVKKGVEPSEILYYIKAMAETFMAYGNYENRGKARTRFMQDTLGTEGYKAAFLEKLDKVYEEEKDQLKIEVSETPITKAGKGQIFADQKRVIKQKQPGLYTVVYHPIAGTPAPEKFRQLYETVKNMDQIELRIAPDQTLYIINCTAEEAEAVLKATQDGAQNEFETSVACIGSSICQVGVGDSQKLLSALVEEERTWGFEDGVLPVIHISGCPSSCGTHQIGKIGFRGGVKMVDKTPQPAFVLFVGGCDLEGQERFGKELGQILAANIPGFMKELGEKISQAGMVFEQWFPDHQKELEEIAGKYIIK; via the coding sequence ATGGAAATAAATAGCTACGCAGACACCTTTAGGGAGGAATTAAAGGATTTTCAGAGGGAGACAGAGAAGTTTTATCTTGGTCAGATTGATGCAAAACAATATAAAGGATTTTCAGGAAGATTTGGAAGCTATGCCCAGAAAGGCGGAAAGGCCAGTATGCTGCGTTTGCGCATGGCTGGGGGACGGCTGACAAAGGAAAGATTGAAATTTATAGCAGATATGATTGAGGAATATCATATTGATAAGGTGCATTTAACTACCTGCCAGACAGTGCAGCTTCATAATCTGAATGGTACAGACGTATGTCAGATTATGGAGAAAGCTATAGATGTAGGGATTTTAACATGGGGAGGCGGCGGAGATTTCCCCAGAAATGTAATGATGTCCCCCTTAACCGGCGTAGAAGAAGGAGAGTACTTTAACGTGACTCCATATGGGGAGGCGGCGGCTCAGTACGCCATGGGATTTATTACTAAGATAAAGCTTCCCAGAAAGCTGAAAATAGTATTTTCCAATACTCCTGCCAACGAAAGCCACGCTACCTTCAGGGATTTAGGATTTGCGGCAACACCAGAAGGAAAATTTGACGTGTACAGCGCCGGCGGTTTGGGAAATTCCCCTAAAATGGGTGTGTGTGTGAAAAAGGGCGTGGAGCCTTCTGAAATACTTTATTATATTAAGGCTATGGCGGAGACTTTTATGGCTTATGGAAACTATGAAAATCGCGGAAAGGCCAGAACCAGGTTTATGCAGGATACTTTGGGGACAGAAGGATACAAGGCAGCTTTCCTGGAAAAGTTAGATAAGGTTTATGAGGAGGAAAAAGACCAACTGAAAATAGAAGTATCTGAAACTCCTATTACAAAGGCTGGAAAGGGCCAGATCTTTGCAGACCAGAAAAGAGTAATAAAGCAGAAACAGCCAGGTTTATATACAGTTGTTTACCATCCAATAGCAGGAACGCCGGCTCCGGAAAAGTTCAGACAGCTTTATGAGACTGTAAAAAATATGGATCAAATAGAACTGCGAATTGCTCCGGACCAGACTCTCTACATTATTAATTGTACTGCAGAGGAGGCTGAGGCAGTTTTAAAAGCCACACAGGATGGAGCGCAAAATGAGTTTGAAACCTCAGTGGCATGTATTGGCTCTTCTATTTGCCAGGTAGGGGTAGGGGATTCCCAAAAGCTTTTGTCTGCCTTAGTGGAGGAAGAGAGAACCTGGGGATTTGAGGACGGAGTGCTTCCGGTAATTCATATTTCCGGCTGTCCATCCTCCTGCGGAACTCACCAAATAGGAAAAATTGGTTTCAGAGGCGGAGTAAAGATGGTGGATAAAACTCCTCAGCCGGCTTTTGTGCTGTTTGTAGGGGGCTGTGATCTGGAAGGGCAGGAAAGGTTCGGAAAAGAGCTGGGACAGATACTGGCAGCTAATATTCCAGGATTTATGAAGGAATTAGGAGAAAAGATCAGCCAGGCAGGCATGGTATTTGAGCAGTGGTTCCCGGATCATCAGAAGGAGTTAGAGGAAATAGCTGGAAAATATATTATAAAATAA
- a CDS encoding helix-turn-helix domain-containing protein, with protein MITFKPLWETLKVKNITTYDLIYHYKMSRGMLDNLKHDRSVTLNTLNDLCNMFKCGVTDVIKYTEDED; from the coding sequence ATGATAACATTTAAACCGTTATGGGAAACACTGAAAGTAAAAAACATAACAACATATGACTTAATTTATCACTATAAGATGAGTAGGGGCATGTTAGATAACTTAAAACATGACAGAAGTGTTACTCTGAATACGCTTAATGACCTGTGCAATATGTTTAAGTGCGGTGTAACTGATGTAATAAAATATACTGAAGATGAAGATTAG
- a CDS encoding acyl-[acyl-carrier-protein] thioesterase, with amino-acid sequence MYTFDSRVRYSETDENGMLSVTGIVNYLQDCSTFQSEDLGLGVDYLKSQNRAWWLSSWQIIIDRYPGLGEEITIGTWPYDFKGIYGYRNFTIQDKSGNFLVRANSIWFFFDTAAGRPVKVTEDDVRGYGSMGAKRLKMNYAPRRIEIPKEFQTGEPVLVCKHHIDTNHHVNNAQYIEIAREFLPDGFHIVEIRIEYKKAAVLGDTISSRISKTEEGYVVILMGGNEIYAVVWFGAQKQKG; translated from the coding sequence ATGTACACATTTGACAGCCGCGTTCGTTATAGCGAAACGGATGAAAACGGCATGTTGTCGGTTACGGGAATTGTGAATTACCTGCAAGATTGTTCAACCTTCCAATCAGAGGATTTGGGGCTGGGCGTAGATTATCTGAAATCCCAAAACCGGGCATGGTGGCTGTCTTCCTGGCAAATTATCATCGACAGGTACCCTGGATTGGGGGAGGAGATAACGATAGGTACCTGGCCCTATGATTTTAAAGGGATATATGGCTACAGGAATTTTACAATTCAGGATAAGTCAGGAAATTTTCTAGTACGAGCCAATTCCATCTGGTTTTTCTTCGATACGGCGGCAGGTCGTCCGGTGAAGGTAACAGAAGATGACGTCCGGGGGTACGGAAGTATGGGCGCAAAGCGTCTGAAAATGAATTATGCCCCAAGGAGAATCGAAATACCAAAAGAATTTCAGACCGGAGAACCAGTTCTGGTCTGCAAACACCATATAGATACGAACCACCATGTTAATAACGCCCAGTATATTGAAATTGCAAGGGAGTTTCTGCCGGACGGTTTTCATATTGTTGAAATACGGATTGAATATAAAAAAGCTGCAGTGCTGGGAGATACCATTTCGTCCAGAATCAGTAAAACAGAAGAAGGCTATGTTGTAATCCTTATGGGAGGAAATGAGATATACGCTGTTGTCTGGTTTGGTGCGCAGAAACAGAAAGGATAA